One Drosophila willistoni isolate 14030-0811.24 chromosome XL unlocalized genomic scaffold, UCI_dwil_1.1 Seg142, whole genome shotgun sequence genomic region harbors:
- the LOC6652997 gene encoding alanine aminotransferase 2-like isoform X2, with translation MSSKCLQLENINPNFITMEYAVRGPLVVRAGEIEKELEKGVKKPFDEVIRANIGDCHAMGQKPVTFLRQLLALTFEPRLLDSPEYPEDVKQRARAILGNCQGHSMGSYTDSAGLEVVRRQVTEYIERRDGGIPAEYLNIYLTGGASPGIKSILSLIHADVDGKPPGVMVPIPQYPLYSATIAEYGMTKVDYYLDEETGWSLGRKELQRAFDEAKSTCSPRALVVINPGNPTGQVLTRDNIVEIIKFAHDNKLIILADEVYQDNVYDKNSKFYSFKRVAYELGEPYRNQELVSFLSTSKGYLGECGIRGGYMEVVNLCPNVKAMLTKSITAALCSTTAGQVAVSALVNPPKPGEPSYELFQKEKNATLTALKERAELVHKTLSGFEGYKVNPVQGAMYVFPQVEIPPKAIEAAKAKGLAPDVFYAFELLETSGICIVPGSGFGQRAGTYHFRSTILPQTDKLKLMMEKFRVFHTEFMKKYK, from the exons GGCGTCAAGAAACCCTTCGACGAGGTGATTCGTGCCAACATTGGTGATTGCCATGCCATGGGACAGAAGCCGGTGACGTTTTTGCGTCAG TTGCTGGCATTAACCTTTGAGCCACGTCTGCTCGACTCGCCCGAATATCCGGAAGACGTAAAGCAGCGGGCTCGTGCCATATTGGGTAATTGCCAGGGTCACTCCATGGGCTCCTATACCGACTCGGCTGGTCTTGAGGTGGTTCGTCGTCAAGTGACCGAGTATATAGAACGGCGAGATGGCGGTATTCCAGCCGAATACTTGAATATCTATCTGACAGGCGGTGCTTCTCCAGGCATTAAGAGTATCTTGTCACTTATCCA TGCTGATGTGGACGGCAAGCCACCAGGTGTTATGGTGCCCATCCCACAGTATCCATTGTACTCGGCCACTATTGCCGAATACGGAATGACTAAAGTGGACTATTACCTTGATGAGGAGACCGGCTGGAGTCTTGGACGTAAGGAACTGCAACGTGCCTTCGATGAGGCCAAAAGCACATGCAGTCCCCGCGCCTTGGTGGTTATCAATCCAGGCAACCCTACCGGCCAGGTCCTAACCCGCGATAATATTGTGGAAATTATTAAGTTTGCCCATGACAACAAACTTATAATCCTCGCCGATGAGGTCTATCAGGACAATGTCTATGACAAGAACTCGAAATTCTATTCGTTCAAGAGGGTGGCCTACGAATTGGGCGAACCCTATCGCAACCAGGAGCTGGTCAGTTTCCTGTCCACGTCGAAGGGCTATCTCGGCGAATGCGGCATTCGTGGTGGCTACATGGAGGTGGTGAACTTGTGCCCCAATGTTAAGGCCATGCTAACCAAATCGATAACAGCCGCTCTATGCAGCACAACCGCTGGCCAGGTGGCTGTTAGTGCTCTGGTCAATCCTCCCAAGCCGGGTGAACCATCTTATGAGCTATTCCAGAAGGAAAAGAACGCCACATTGACTGCCCTCAAGGAGCGAGCGGAGCTAGTCCACAAGACTCTGAGCGGTTTCGAGGGTTACAAAGTGAATCCAGTGCAGGGTGCTATGTATGTGTTCCCCCAAGTTGAGATCCCACCCAAGGCCATTGAAGCGGCCAAAGCCAAGGGCCTGGCTCCCGATGTCTTTTACGCATTTGAGCTTTTGGAAACGAGTG GTATTTGCATTGTTCCGGGAAGCGGTTTTGGTCAAAGGGCTGGCACCTATCACTTCCGTAGCACCATTTTGCCACAGACCGATAAGCTAAAACTGATGATGGAAAAATTCCGTGTATTCCACACCGAGTTCATGAAGAAATACAAGTAG